CCATCTGATAAAGCAGGCAATCATAATCGCATCAGGGCTCCTCCTTTTATTCCTCGTATTCGGAAGGAAAATCCTTGAGTTTTTTGGGATAACAATAGACAGCTTCAAGATTGCAGGAGGAGTAATCCTTCTCATTATGGGAATTGAGACCGTGCTTGACTTAAAATTCAGGAATGAAGCAACAGAGGGCTACAAGATTGCAGTTGTTCCGCTTGCAACTCCCCTGATAACAGGGCCGGGAGTTCTCACTGCAGCAATAATTGTTGTGATGCGCTACGGGCTCTTAATGGGAATAATCGCAGCTGCACTGAGCCTTTTAATAACGTGGGCGATATTCAGGAATGCCGGAAGAATATTCAAGGTTCTTGGAAAGCAGGGAAACGAAATCCTTTCAAAAATCATGGGGCTTCTCCTTACCGCAATTGCAGTGGAGTTCATTGTCCAGGGGATAAAGGCAATGATGGCTTAAGAGAGGGAATGTTGATTTATCACAAGATTTATATTTAGGATTTTATTTTAAGAAGTTATGAAAATCTGCTTGAGAGGGAAAAAAGGGGAACTAATAGGGCTTATTGCAGTTCTTGCGCTTGTAATTGGCGCTTACGCAATAATAAAGAGCAAGGGATACAGCCTGAATTCTCCCGGGGAAACGCTATTATTTGCAAGGGATTTCGGACAGTGGATTTTCCAGATAGGAAAAAATTCTGCAAGGATAATCGGATTTGCAGTAAAGCAGCGCTGGGCTCCTGAAGGGGTTAATCTTACTAATATAACCAAAAACATTACAGCAGGAATTAATTAGGAGGAAAAAAGATGACGCTTAAGCAGCCAGAGAGCATGGAAGAGA
The Candidatus Woesearchaeota archaeon genome window above contains:
- a CDS encoding MarC family protein; the encoded protein is MVAVQFFSELLRAFLSIFIIMDPFGSVPVLLGLTKNFSHIERNHLIKQAIIIASGLLLLFLVFGRKILEFFGITIDSFKIAGGVILLIMGIETVLDLKFRNEATEGYKIAVVPLATPLITGPGVLTAAIIVVMRYGLLMGIIAAALSLLITWAIFRNAGRIFKVLGKQGNEILSKIMGLLLTAIAVEFIVQGIKAMMA